In Palaemon carinicauda isolate YSFRI2023 chromosome 38, ASM3689809v2, whole genome shotgun sequence, a single window of DNA contains:
- the LOC137630349 gene encoding uncharacterized protein — protein sequence MNKRVENNERDRKEIQKEKRRNGNGKKRRNGNGKKRRIWKREKEKKWKRDRENMNNRVENNERDRKEIQKEKRRNGNGEKEKKWKREKEKKWKRGKREEMETGKREEMETDRENMNNRVENNERDRKEIQKEKRRNGNGKKRRNGNGKKRRNGNGKKEKKWKRDRENKNNRVENNERDRKEIQKEKRRNGNGTEKTSKTGKVLSQVEWKTVKTQELLTDKAFTRYRIYGAKQKGLQKE from the exons ATGAATAAGAGGGTAGAAAATAATGAAAGAGATCGGAAAGAGatccaaaaggaaaagagaagaaaTGGAAACGGGAAAAAGAGAAGAAATGGAAACGGGAAAAAGAGAAGAATATGGAAACGGGAAAAAGAGAAGAAATGGAAACGGGACAGAGAAAACATGAATAACAGGGTAGAAAATAATGAAAGAGATCGGAAAGAGatccaaaaggaaaagagaagaaaTGGAAACGGGGAAAAAGAGAAGAAATGGAAACGGGAAAAAGAGAAGAAATGGAAACGGGGAAAAAGAGAAGAAATGGAAACGGGAAAAAGAGAAGAAATGGAAACGGACAGAGAAAACATGAATAACAGGGTAGAAAATAATGAAAGAGATCGGAAAGAGatccaaaaggaaaagagaagaaaTGGAAACGGGAAAAAGAGAAGAAATGGAAACGGGAAAAAGAGAAGAAATGGAAAcgggaaaaaagagaagaaatggAAACGGGACAGAGAAAACAAGAATAACAGGGTAGAAAATAATGAAAGAGATAGGAAAGAGatccaaaaggaaaagagaagaaaTGGAAACGGGACAGAGAAAACGTCGAAG ACTGGAAAGGTGCTGTCACAGGTAGAATGGAAAACGGTGAAAACCCAGGAGCTCTTAACTGATAAAGCTTTCACGAGATATAGAATTTACGGGGCAAAACAGAAAGGCCTTCAGAAAGAATAG